Proteins encoded in a region of the Triticum dicoccoides isolate Atlit2015 ecotype Zavitan chromosome 3A, WEW_v2.0, whole genome shotgun sequence genome:
- the LOC119268033 gene encoding kelch domain-containing protein 2-like — protein MERRRKAMWLYPKVVGFNPPERWGHSACFFEGVIYVFGGCCGGLHFSDVLTLNLDTMAWSSLATKGQRPGTRDSHGAALIGHRMLVFGGTNGNKKVNDLHVLDLRTKEWSRPPCKGTPPSPRESHTVTTAAGGDKLVVFGGSGEGEGNYLNDVHVLDLPTMTWTSPRVTGEVVPAPRDSHGAVTVGNRLFVYGGDCGDRYLGEVDVLDMDTMAWSRFSVKGASPGVRAGHAALGIGSKIYVIGGVGDKQYYSDAWILDVVDRSWTQLETCGQQPQGRFSHSAVIMNTDIAIYGGCGEDERPLNELLVLQLGSGHPNGRYNISMCKILSNHWSQEKRKLLRAQHHKDASPSNRELGHKPGEAEIEQIRNPFLRGLENGHVKRRKTGDAGPNEMELEQEEHSLSLSQHSSPSQSEKDQEQNGAQMISGGLISSAMQPLVRLNANGSRRTSGGIKTDQFVRGIAPQQRHEMQFLTAEAKQQHRPSGPPLIGAEVHGTVDGAFDSGYLVTAVVSGQLFRGVLFAPGPGVTAPRPVMQHQILNSSAIPPQHQHAFPVHARPLPQATGFVRPDYSHHARRGFPARLVKSEPERSGSDLHHVVLTLGGPGGGN, from the exons atggagaggaggaggaaggcaaTGTGGCTGTACCCGAAGGTGGTCGgcttcaaccctcccgagagatggGGGCACTCCGCCTGCTTCTTCGAGGGAGTCATTTACGTCTTCggg GGATGCTGCGGCGGCCTGCATTTCAGCGACGTGCTCACCCTCAACCTGGACACAATGGCGTGGAGCTCCCTGGCGACCAAGGGGCAGAGGCCCGGGACACGGGATAGCCACGGCGCCGCGCTCATCGGCCACCGGATGCTCGTCTTCGGCGGCACCAACGGCAACAAGAAGGTGAACGACCTTCACGTGCTGGACCTACGCACCAAGGAGTGGAGCAGGCCTCCCTGCAAGGGGACCCCGCCCTCGCCAAGGGAGAGCCACACCGTCaccacggcggccggcggcgacaAGCTGGtggtcttcggcgggagcggggaaGGGGAGGGGAACTACCTCAACGACGTGCACGTGCTGGACCTGCCCACCATGACGTGGACGTCGCCACGGGTCACCGGCGAGGTCGTCCCCGCGCCCAGGGACAGCCACGGCGCCGTCACGGTCGGCAACAGGCTCTTCGTCTACGGAGGGGACTGCGGAGACCGCTACCTCGGCGAGGTGGACGTGCTCGACATGGACACCATGGCATGGTCAAGG TTTTCAGTAAAAGGAGCCTCACCTGGTGTCCGGGCAGGTCATGCAGCCCTTGGCATTGGATCTAAG ATCTATGTAATTGGAGGAGTTGGTGATAAGCAATACTACAGTGATGCATGGATTCTTGATGTGGTTGATCGGTCTTGGACTCAACTTGAGACGTGCGGGCAGCAACCCCAGGGCCGGTTTTCTCATTCAGCAGTCATCATGAATACTGATATTGCAATCTATGGAGG ATGCGGTGAAGATGAACGGCCCCTGAATGAGCTACTCGTTCTGCAATTAGGCTCTGGGCATCCAAATGGCCGATACAACATCTCCATGTGCAAGATTTTGAGCAACCACTGGAGTCAGGAGAAGCGCAAGCTGTTGAGAGCACAACAC CACAAGGATGCAAGCCCAAGCAACCGGGAACTCGGTCATAAACCTGGAGAAGCAGAAATTGAGCAAATTAGAAACCCTTTCCTCCGTGGTCTAG AAAATGGGCATGTGAAAAGAAGAAAAACTGGAGATGCTGGTCCAAATGAGATGGAGTTGGAGCAGGAGGAGCACTCACTATCGCTGTCCCAGCATTCGTCCCCTTCCCAGTCCGAAAAAGATCAGGAGCAGAATGGAGCTCAGATGATTTCAGGCGGGTTAATCTCATCAGCAATGCAACCGTTGGTTCGTCTTAACGCCAACGGTTCTCGAAGGACTAGCGGAGGCATCAAGACTGACCAGTTTGTCCGCGGCATTGCACCGCAGCAACGACACGAAATGCAGTTCCTAACAGCTGAAGCTAAGCAGCAGCACAGGCCATCCGGCCCACCTCTT ATTGGAGCTGAGGTTCATGGGACGGTTGATGGAGCTTTCGACTCGGGGTATCTGGTCACAGCCGTCGTCAGTGGGCAGCTTTTCAGAGGCGTTCTGTTCGCTCCT GGACCCGGAGTAACAGCGCCAAGACCTGTAATGCAGCATCAGATTCTCAATAGCTCGGCGATTCCTCCCCAGCACCAGCACGCCTTCCCGGTTCACGCCCGACCGCTGCCGCAGGCCACAGGCTTTGTACGGCCTGACTACAGTCACCATGCTCGGCGTGGGTTCCCGGCCAGACTTGTCAAGTCCGAGCCGGAGAGGAGCGGCAGTGACCTTCACCATGTTGTGCTCACGCTCGGAGGCCCAGGAGGGGGCAACTGA